TATGCATGTGCATCCATTTTCAGATAATCTACACATGCAAACATGTGCATCTACAAAAAGGCAGCCCAAAAAATACAAAAGGATGATCAAAGTTTAGTTCCGCTCCACAAAAATGGAGACCAAAAAGCTGGCGTCATACAAGTTTTCAAAACACGCACAGCACACACATCAAAATAAATACCAAATCAAGTGGACTCCTAACTCGCAGAGCTTGAGTCCACATCCTCGTTACCCGAtttattcttcttctttttcttgcaATTTCTTGAATCATGCCCAGTCACGTACTTCATACATGTTCGGCAAAGCCTTGGTGTTTTGGGAGGTTTAACAGCAGAGTTGCTCGTTCCATCCTGCGATGCTCTAGACAATCGTCGACGTTTGCCGCATCCTCCTGATCCCATCTGGATTGTTGAGAGTTACGTCCCCATCTAAAGAAACACCAAGCAATTCTTCAACAGCAACATAGTTATCATTCTTGGCTTCGTCATCAACTGGTCCTTCATTTAGTAACTTGGATTTCAGTTCCTTTATCTGCTCAGCGAAAGTAGAAAGTCCTCCAACATCACTTCTTAATGCGTCTACGCATTCGGTTACAATCTCAAGAATCTGACTTCTCGCAGCAGCTTGTGGACGGGTGTCAACGCCGTATCGACGCTCAATAGAAAATATACTTTTGGGAAGCACATCCCTAGTCCAACGCTTAACAACAAACTGGGCAGGGATTTTTTCAATATTGTTTACCCGGTAAACACAAAAGATGTGCCTACACAGATATCCAATACGGATGAAGTTGTTGCATGAACAAGAGACCGACTGATTTCTCAACTCAAGTTTAACCtacaaaaacaccaaaacacattatTAAGCTTCTGTGAAAAAAAGCAAAATGAAAGCTTAAACAAAAGATGTCATTATAAAGATACAGCACAGTTACCGTGAATGTGTTGGTTGCACTGCTTCGCTTGTCCAACTGATTCACATAGTAAACACGAACATCATCACAATCCTCCGTGTTTAGAATGTAACAAAACAACTTCCCCTTGTATATCTCTTTTCTTACCTTTGTGAAAATTGCATGTGTGTACAGCTCAAAAGCGTGCTTCTCGATAGCTAAATTAGTACTGTCCATGAATACACTAGATGAGGTTTTAAACTCTGCAACACGTTGCCTGTAACGCTGATTGTCTATCCTAGTTTTATAACATAGCATGAACTGAACTAGTGTGTTAGCACTAGTAGAGTTGACCTTGAAGCTTGAGTTAGAGCTTTCACATCTTGATGTGGTCTTCATCAGACAACACATTGGGATATCACGGAAGTAGGCAGGTACCCATTGGTCCCTAATTGAGTACATATCACTCAACCAGTCGTGATCTTGTAACCCATATTCCTCCATCAAAAGTTGCCAACGCGTCTCAAATGTAGATGGTTTCATGTGAATACTCCACACCAAACGATGCATCAATGCCCTTAACTCAGAGTTTTGTAATAGGTCTCCATGAATCTATAAATAACAGGACCCCAAGCTGTTAAAAGAAGTAACAAAATAAAAACTTCTCAAACAAGATTGATAAATTAATAAAACCTTGGTTGGAAGTTTTTTCATAATATGCCACATGCAAAGGCGGTGCCGAGCGTCTGTGAAAACCTCTGAAATGGCAGCTTTCATTGAAGGGTCCTGGTCCGTCAGAACTAACTTTGGTTGCTTCTTGTGTGCCTTcagaaatgattcaagtaaccacTTGTAAGACTCGGTGGTTTCATTGAATAGCAAGCCAGCACCAAATGTCacacattgtttatgattatcaACACCAGTGAAAGGAACAAAAATCATGTTGTACCTGCATGACAAAGAAAAAAAACGAAAGGTAATAATATGTTAAAGGGGAAAAAAAGTGCCAGGTTGCAAAACTTTACTTGTTAGTGTGATAAATCGCATCAAAAACTAAcacatcaccaaacacctcataGTTTATCTTGGAAATTTCATCTGCCCAAAAAATCGACCTCAATTGCCCTTTCTCAACCACAAACTCATAGTAAAAGTCTGGTAAGCTCTCCGATCTTTCTTTCAAACGATCTATAACAAGTTGCACATCACGGTCACCAATATAAAGCCTAACCGACTGGCTCCAGTTCTTAAAATCAGTTGGCGTCCCACGTACGTTGTGATGTCCACCCATCAGGGACACTAAAACTCTGTGAGAAACAATTGGACCAATTCTGTTCAAACTCATGTTATGGATAAACTGTTTGGATGTAAAGGGTAGTTTCCTTGAAATCCTACTTAGGTCACGATTAAAACGCTCAACAAAGGGATGATTATGGTGCTCATGGAACCCTACCACTGTGCACATAGAGCTACCCTCAGAAAACTTAACCTGTATACTAGCCTTGCAATCTGTCACTGTGAAATTACTTTGCCTAATAGTCAAGTTTGACTGCTCCAAGGTATCAGTTTTACGCCTAATTTGTGGTTTTGAATATTTAGTACACCTTATGTACTGGTGAGTGACAAAACCCTTCCATCTCTTGGTTTGCCCTTACGAATAGAAAACCCAGAATACACAGCATAGTCCTTGTACATACTGAACACGTCGTTCCACGTTTCATATACAGAACCAACAACAGGCTTTAAAACAATAGGAACATTAGGACACCACATTCTAGTGCCATTGGGTGTGTGGTGAACATAAAACTCATCGTTCGCATGAATACCTACAAAAAAGGTCACGAGTCTTAGAAAACATTGtattgtttaataaattttaacACGTATAGGTTGAAAACTTTTTTTACATGTAACATTGTAttctcaaaaacaagtttaacaCGTTTcgctaaaaatacaaaaaaaaacatgGTAGTACATTTTTTTATGTCACCAAAAAGTGTAGATGCTGGTGGAATTTTTTATGTAGCCCAAAAATGTAAACTCGAATGTTTTCCCCAGCCTGTTTTCCCCTTccaataaaaatataaaaacttcATACAAGTCCAACCACACATGTTTTTACCTCCTACAAAATATATAAGCTTGTTTCATAAAAACTTAATACAAGTGTAGCCACACATTTTTTACCTTCTACaaaatataaaagcttgtttcataaaaaacaaaatacaagTCCAACCACACATGTTTTTACCTCCTACAAAATATATAAGCTTGTTTCATAAAAACTTAATACAAGTGTAACCACACATGTTTTTACCTTCTACaaaatataaaagcttgtttcatAAAAACTTAATACAAGTGTAGCCACACATTTTTCACCTTCTACaaaatataaaagcttgtttcatataaaataaaaatacaagtcTAACCATACATTTCCTCCTCTACCaacaaaagaaataaaataaataataataacaaactaCGAAGCATAAAACTAAGGGTATGTTACAATAACCCTATAGAAAAAAAATCATGGTTTCACATAAACAAAAATGACCTGTAGATAGCAACTGTGTAAAAGTACAATTCTGAacaccatcttcatcatcatttgtgGCATTTTGATTCATAACTACAcatacaaaataaaaaacaaagaaaatgaaTCAAGAACAATCCAATGAAAAACTAAACAAGAAATCCTTAATTTACAAAAGTACTCGTATGCATTTAAAGCTGTACATTtaataaaacagaaaaaaaacTCACCTGGAAACTCTGAAGAAATAGGTTCAGGGTCTTCAACAACCCTATTCTTAAACAatgcatcttcatcttcattaaaTGCAAAAACAGGTGAAAGATTATGAGGAACAACATTTAAGGGTGAACCAGGATGATCAATGAGTGTCTCCGTACCACCGGCAATGGTCCGATGGTGTTGGCTGTTCGAATCGGCCATGTTAAATGCAAATAGCCTTCAATGGTGAGTATGGTTTCTTTCTCTCACTGCACTCTCTCTCTGGTTCGAAATAAATGAGATGTGAGACTATTATATCCATGAATATGTAAGAACAAAAAGAGAAGATATTAGAAACGTTTTTTAATATACAAAAGTACAAAATGTAATTAATGAAACCCATGACAAGAACAAGCAATGTTTGAAAGGGCTTGAAAGGTCTGCGTGTGCAGACTTACACATCAAAAGGGGTCACACAAATCTCAAAAGGTAAAGAGGGAAAAAGACGGTTATGCCCT
This genomic stretch from Helianthus annuus cultivar XRQ/B chromosome 8, HanXRQr2.0-SUNRISE, whole genome shotgun sequence harbors:
- the LOC110870085 gene encoding protein FAR1-RELATED SEQUENCE 5-like is translated as MDSTNLAIEKHAFELYTHAIFTKVRKEIYKGKLFCYILNTEDCDDVRVYYVNQLDKRSSATNTFTVKLELRNQSVSCSCNNFIRIGYLCRHIFCVYRVNNIEKIPAQFVVKRWTRDVLPKSIFSIERRYGVDTRPQAAARSQILEIVTECVDALRSDVGGLSTFAEQIKELKSKLLNEGPVDDEAKNDNYVAVEELLGVSLDGDVTLNNPDGIRRMRQTSTIV